ATTCcagctttaaatgtatttttccaaTATATTAGTTACCTGGATCAATAGTGACCTGGATCCGAAtaggaataaattatattttgtactATGTATTTACTTCATGCAATGATTTGGAGTGAGATGATAGTTCAGCTATAGAACTTTGGGACCCTCACCTTGTCTCTTTACCTACATGACCTTTggtttctccatttataaaatagcCATGATAATATTTGCTGTATGTACCTCATAGGGGTTGGTGTTAGGTTTAAATAATAAAACCATTCATGTGAACATTACAGCTCCCCTGAGGTTcatctcttccaatttttttagAAGTTCAGCAGTTCTGCAGAGTGAGGGGTCCACAAATGTTTGAATGATGAGCTAGACAGACCTTTTCCCAGGAGATCAGGTGACTAGGCAGTGTTTCCCAGGGTTCAGACCACTGCAGCTCCCCTTCCATCCCCCAAggcagagtttaaaaaaaaaaaaaaaaaaggtctggagCTGGGTTCTAAGTGGGTGAGGATCAAAGGCCCCAAGGAGCTGAATTCCTCACCCAGCTGACTATCCCCGCCCTTCCTCTGCCCTCCCCCATCCCATAACAGCTCACCATCCACTTTCCCAGGAGTTGTTGCAGTTTTTTATTGATGAAGTCAATGGCCAAAGTGCCTATCCTGGCAAGAAAAGCACACACACACGGAGTTGTCTCTGGTAGGCAGCGATGCTCCTGGGCATCTTTGGAGATCTTTCAGCGTGTTTAGGAGGTCCAGGAAAGAGCTTGCATCTCCTTCCAACCACAAGGACTTTCAGCAGTAGATTAGAGCCTCCCATCTCTGTGaatatcaaaagatataaactttCCAGTTAGTCCCACTATCTTCATTGTTTCCCAAGAAAAGGAGCATTGAAAAAAACTACGTATGCTCAAGCCCAAGGATGTCTGAACACTTCGGGGACAGCAGTGTCCAAAGAGTAGTGAGCTAGCTCAGGAAGACCTAAAACTACGCTGAGCTCTATTATTGTTTACTAGCAAATGACACACACAGCTTagcttttctgggcctcagtttcttacttgtaaaatagggataatactttctccccactcccactTAAACAAACTGTCTTTCTCAAAGGGTGGTTGTGAAGAGTCAGTGAGATGTGTGATAATACTCTGTAGACAGTGTTCTATAAAGCCTAGAGGAGTGGGATGGTAATGGGTAGTTGGGTGTAGTGTCAAGAAgatcaaaattcaaatccaggttcaaaCATTTTACTAGGTATATGACATatggcaagtaacttaatctctgcTTCCGTTTTCTCACCTATGTCTCAGAGTTGGGAGggtcagatgagataataattataaagtgctttgcacagtatctagcacacagtaagcactattttaatattagctattattattatagagcAAATAAATAGGGCAAATATAGGGCAAAATAGGGCAAATTATAGGACAAATATTTGCCATTATAGGGCAAATAGGGTAAATATaggtggcaaagtgaatagagtattacgcctggagtcaagaaaacttatcttcctgagttcaaatttttcctcagatatttattaactgtgtggccctggaaaagtcatttaaccctgtttacctcagtttcctcatctgcaaaatgaactagagaagcaaatggcaatctttgccaagaaaaccccagaaggAGTTCATGAGTAGTGGGACgtgactgaaaacaactggaCAACAAAAGCATTATTATATTTGAAAAGGCTTGGCACAGTGCCATAATGGATGCTAAGTCTCCCTACCTCCTATAAATGGCACAGGTGATCCAGGATCTAGGATCTTTCAAATGCCCTCCTAGGTCTGGATGGGATGGGCAGGATGGCCTCCAGAGGATCCTATCAAATCTCTCATGTTATATAGTAGGGTCAGAGAAGCTGACTGGGTAGATGCAGGTAGAGTAATACAGTAGAAAGAAATATCAGTTTCCTCTTCCTGTGACCTAGGGCAAATGTTTTAACACCTTCTTGGCTttggcttcctcatctataaggtGACCTCCCAGATCTAAACTACTCTCCCCTGAGAAATGAAGCAACCATGTCGCATCTTCTTTACCCCAGATAAAGGCGCTTCTTGGAAAGCTCCACCAGTGGGAATCTAAGGTCGTTCAGCACTTGCACCTTGGTGATGGAGGCCAGCGGTTTCTGGCGGTGCTCGTACTGCGCCACCTTGTTCTCTTGGATGAAGACATGGAAATACTCTGAATCTGAAAAGACTTCAATCTGAAAGACAGGCAGGTCAGCACAGGCCCTAGCAGCAAAAGCATTATCGGTCCCCTCCATACCTCAACAATCCTGTCTCCATGCTAGTGCTGCTGTGACTCTCCGTGGGGGCTTTAAACATGCTAGTTGAAAATGTACAAATAAACAAATGCTACCTTTCCCCAACAAGGCCACAGAAAGGCAACATAGTATAATGGTTTGATGACCATCCTTGGAGTGTAGGACACTTGGCTCTGAGGATCTGAGGAATCCTGCCTCAGAGAGTTCTGGAAAACTacaaattgggggcagctagatggcacagtaggtaGAGCATCAGTtccagagtcaggaggacctgagttcaaatatggcctcagatacttagcacttactagatgtatgacactgggcaagtcacttaactctaactGCCTagccaaaacaaataaataaataaataaacaaacaaacaaacaaacaaatgaatgaatgaatgaatgaatataataataaattgtaCAAGTTGCAGAAGCTTTGTCAACCTGCTCTAGTAGAGGGATTTTCTGGGGGAAAGGATTTAAGGGAGTTCTTATACTAACAAAATAACAGATCCCAACTAAAACAACAAAATGAGACTAGAAGAACTTTAAGAGAGGatgttttttaagtttctttcttcGCTCATTGCCTCAGGGGatagctaggtggatagagcacaagctggagccaggaagattagaattcaaatcctgatgaaaacacttattagttgtgtgaccccaggaAAGACACTTGGAActctcatttgcctcagtttcctcatctgtaaaatgaactagagaaggaaatggcaaaccagtccagtatctttgcccagaaaatcctGTGGAGCTAACAACAATAATCCCCAGTGCTAGAAACTCTTGGTTGGTCCTTTTCTCACAGGACaggtgtccaaggtcacacagctgttaagtgtttaatttcacaaatgaggagACCAAGGCACCAGGAGGTCAAGGGACTGAACCCACGGAGGGGGGCAAGACAGCAATCAACTTCCAGAATGTGGCCAAACTTTCAGATCTCCCATCCATCAGCACATAAACACCCTTGAAAATCTTCCCAGGCTAACTTCGCCTAATTACCCACAATTTGGGCACTTAGAGACAGATGTTAGTTTTACCTACTGAGATAAGAGAAGAGATTACTATTGATTGTATATACTGAGATGGAAGTCTTTCTAGTGTCAGAAGGTAGGAAGAAATAAATGgcctagaaaataaaaaaagtaaaaagataagGGAAAAACTTCCAAGCACACATACTATAACAATCTTTTTCACTATGTATGCTGTAGATAACTATTTAGAGAGAAGAGCATGATTTAGAGGGGAAGGTGATGAGCTTATACTGGATTTCTGGTTCTGCCATTTACCAAATGGTGTGagtgtgggaaaattactttaacACGATGAACCTCATGAAGTCTCTTTATCTGGGAATGGCTGACAATTGTACCACCCACTTTACAGGTTGTAAGGTAAAAGTGTGTTGTAAGCAGCAAAGTGTTAAATGAATTCGAGTGATTATTACTCTATTCCTACCCTAAAGTTTGTCTTTGGGCTCTCTTCCTGCCTTGACCTTGAGAGGGCTCAGTCATATACATCCTGTGGGATTTTGAAGGGGGACCGTTAACTCTCCAGAAAATCATCTTTATCAATCCCAACCCCATTCTGtttcataaagaaggaaagagtcTGGTTTTTACCTCGAAAGGCTCCTTTAGCTCCAGAGGAAAGACATTGTAAATTTCCTCTTCCCCCCAATGACTGTGCTGGAAGGAGTTACAGACCAAGGTGCCATTGGAGAATCGAGGTTTGAAGTGGAAAGCAATGTCACCTGATTCACagagaaaatttatttcaaacctgtaggagaggaaagaaaattacagagtaGCAGGCATTTAACCCCATTCTTCTTCCCCACTCCTTTAGGCTTTTAGATGCTTTTAGACCCTATAATCAGTTTGGTTCTGAGCCACATCTGAGGTCCTCCCAAAGACAACCCTGATCTGCAAGGGCAACACTCAGCATGCTGCCATTATTAtctgggagaggaaaggaaaaggcacaagaaaagaaatttctcttaCTCATCATCTTTGGAGTTGGATTGACCCTGGACAATCAGACTCCAGCCTGGGACCAGGCCCCCTGAGCAAAAGGCTTCAAACTGTGAATGGAAAGAAAGTGAGGGAAATTCTGGGatagagacagattcattctccaattaatccatcaacaatcaataagcatctattaagtagtTATGATTTACTAGTGATAAAAAGCAGatgggaaagaaagacaaaaataaattttgcccttaagaagtttacattcttacatgtTTAATCAGATTTCTTACTGACATGAGAATGAGGGagataaaggagggaagaagaaaaatttgaaacacaaagtcttatatatatttggaaaacataaaatactattaaaatttttttaagcttACATTCTGATGAAGTAGACAGCACATATAAATAAAGTAGATGTAAAGTAACCTCGTTGGGAAAGGCTCAGAGGGCTGGGGCAAGTGGCAAAGGTATCtaatcattcattcaatcaacaatTTTTATATCGAATGCCATTCTGAAAGAGGGAAGTCTAGGTGTTAcacattgcatatatatatttagggtttttcaatgtattgatcaattACGCTGACTTTTTCTCCCCGTGtctaaaaaaatattatctgtcATATGGGATAGCATTCAGGGAGGAGAGTTAGTAGAAGGAATCATGAGATATTATAGTGATGTTAGAAACAGaacatatcaataaaacatttaaaataaaaaatttaaggtATATATTAGCTATGTAATAAATATCTCACCTTCTAACATGTATTATACTTatgtggatatatgtgtgtgcctGCTTCCACTAAAATACTCTTCCAATTTCTCACAATGGCATGGAAGTGACCCCGGTTCTTGAAGGCTCTGCCAGTGGAGCACAAATTCTAGCAAGTACTGCTAAAATGGAAGTTATATTTATAGACCTTGTCAATGTTGTTATTCTTTATCCTTCCTTCTAGAAAAGGACCAAAAACACTAGGAAGGAGATGTCACAGtttgcaaatgaattagatttaagtgagggaagttgtcaccagcctcactctttcCTCAGGAAAAGAGTGCAGTGCAACATCAGGATGATTGGAGGTGACTCTGGATGACTTTGTTAATGGACTTTCATTGAGAGACTAGcctgagaaagggggaaatgcATCACCAAAATGTTGGCCATCAAATCAAGacttcatcccccccccccaaagaatcCTACATCTATGTTTTGATGATCCTATGAAAATGAAGTCAGGCGTGTCCCAGCTCtgtcatttattctctttataacTCCACTTCTGTCCATCACTACTCCTCTCTCTAAGCCTGTTTTCTGACCTACAGAATAGGTATAATGATACTTAATTTACCCCAGAGTTGTTGCAGATGACTTTTGAAGTGAATTTATCATTTAAatgtgttattttatatttagattttaaTTTCTAAACTAAATCCTTTATTTACTAGATAAGCTATTATAACTTGTTGAGTAATAATATTAGGGCTTTACAAGTTTTTTTAAAAGGGCTTTCACTGCTAACCTCTCTTTTGATTCTCTTCCCAAGCCCTAGATACTGGAACAGGTTGGGGAAAAAACACTGACCCTTAGACAGACGTGGACTCTGGGTACTCacgagcaattcacttaacctttgaGTCTCCCCGTCCTCATTTGACTCATTTGTGTAAATCAAGGATAATAATACACATGTCACCAACATCACACACTGGTGATGATGGAAACggttaaaaatgctttaaatcaaaGTGAGGAGCTATTATGGGTGTGCTTCGTAAAGGATGAAATGACTCTCCAAGTATCAATCAAACAATTCATCAATCATGTGGGCCTTGTCGCGTCATGGGATTTATCTGAGCCTGAGAAAGCTGGCCTAAGGTCTTAAATCATACACTGGTTTCCTTCCATCTGCATGAGTGGATCACCTAGAAAGTCACATTATTAGTGCTATGAcccattttcattttctccctctcacCCAACATGTGCTTACAAACAGCTACACAGACACAGTCACAGAGACACCCACAGACACCCCCCCCACGCGCCCGCGGCTCCCACGCGCACACGACCCTTTGTACTTCCCGGGATATCACATCCTCTCCGCTCTCCTCCGCCCCTCTCCCCCagctctccctttctccatccttgCTGCCTCTTCCCAGATTTAATTACATGGGGGGATtagtgggggggtgggggaggctgGATGGAGGGGGTTGAGATCGGCGTGGCCAAACGACCCAGCCCCTGCTCCCGTGCGAAGGGCCGGCCGGGCATGTGCCCGCGAATTTTAGCACAAGCTTGTGAAATGAGAGCCCAGGCGTCGGCGTCTGGTTCTCACGCGGCCGGGGGTCGGGGGTGGGAGGGCTGGCCGGGCTGAGCGGTTGCAGGCTTCTAGCCCTAGGGAGAAGACCGGAGCCAAGACCAAGATAGCGCCCAAATCTCTGAGTTTGGCCACGGGCCCGAGGTCAAAGGAGACGGCGCCCaggcctccctcctccccatccccttccccgAGGGGTTAAGATCGGAGCGGACGCCCAAACGCCCAAGCAGTCCGCCCAGGCCCCTTTCCTTAGCTCCGGGGCCCAGCTTCTGCCCTCTCCCTAGGGCCTCCTTTCCCACGCTTGGGCTCTGACCGCAGCCCGGGGCAAGGACCAAATGCAGCCCCGCCTGCCTTTCACAGCTGCCCCTCAGGCGGCAGGGGCCACCAGGCACGTGCGCGGCTAAATGCCAGCCCAAAAGGCAGATTTCGAGCCCAGACGTTTGGTCCTTCTGCTGCTCACAGACATCCTGCCTGTCAGGGAAATGGGAGATGGGATGCGCCTAATGTTCCCACCTCTCTCATTTGACAGAAGGCCGACAACACGTTCACCTTACAGCGGCTTACTGCATGGAGTTAGCCGTTTATATTTAGAAACCACCTTGCCTACATTCTCTCGTTTGATCCTCACTCACGACTTCTAGGGATAGGTAGTGAAGGAATGTCCATTTTTACTGATAAACTGAGGTGCGGagagaaatgacttgctcaagtaagaagccaaaaaggtTTTGAAGCGGTCTTCAAATCCAGCCACTACACTGCCTCTACAAATACTGGCGCACCCCCCGCCCCAGCGTAGTTCTGAGCCTAGTGCGGAGCGGGGAGGTGGGAGGGGTCTCCCTGTAGTTAAAATCGTTTAATTCTCAGGAGCCTGGGGGCCCGGCCCTCACCTGCACAGGCATCTTCCCAGTGGTCCTAGTTCCCCGTAGAAGAGATCGGGAGGTGACTGGCTGCTGATATAGGTGGCTTTCAGCTATGAGAGGAGGACCCGGGGATGATCCACCCCCACGGTAATGCCTGACCCCGCCTTGCTTCCCCCATCCAATTCCCAGGCCCCAAGTCTACTTTAGTAATGCTGCCTCAGATGCTTCCCCAGAAAGCTATCTATCAGTGCCACAGAGAAAAAAGGTAGGGAGTCGGAGGAAGGGAGCAGATTCTTTAAAGCAGACCCTTTAAGGTTTCAGCTCAAGCGACTCATCACCCACTCCGACCCCCTCACCCTTATTACGTTCTAGGAACGTAGGGGAAGACAGTGATGAATAAGATCTAATCTCTACCTTACAATTTAGAAGAATGTATAGGACATAGATATTAATAACCGCAAAAAAGTCTCTTTTCCCTGCCCtctcttcaatttaattttttttttttaattcggGATATAATTAGGATTCCGGTCCCAGTATCAGTAACAAAGCAAAGAGTCCAGGCTTCCCAAAATGACATATTTAATGAGGGAAACCCTGGAGCTCCAAATTCTTATGCAAATATTAAATATGAGCATCCCGACCCCCTTCTTCCTGTCCCCCTGCCCCTTCCCAGGGCCTGGCTGATTCCAGCTTGGCCACATTTCCAACTGCCCGCTCTAGCCAATTCTGATCAGTTGTGTTACAAAGCCTGGATTGTTGACAGCGGATTAGGGATTAAAGTGCCGCAGCCGCCCCTGCTGCTGTCAGCACATTCCTAGGCCTGGGCTCTCTCTCTGGGTCTGCCTCCATGGGCTCTAGTGGGGGTGGTCAACCTTTTCCCACAGCCCTGAAGCAAAGAGGCCCCAAGAGCACAATCTCTGCCTCCTCCCTGCATCCAACACCACACTCATCAGTTTCCCTCATCTTGGGATGGGATGGAAGAGAGCTAGAGTTTACAGCACTTTGGGGTCTAGATGAAGCATGGTGTGATgtgttggggaggggaggggaatcaAGGGACCAGAAGACCCGAGTTCTGCCACTTGTTAAGTGTGAGAATTTTTGGAAGTAGATCTTTGGATTTGAATACTGCCTTTAGCACTATCTGATCCAATGGGTCACAGCTTCTCTGaatcttcctttcctcatttcaaAAAATGATGGTATTCTAGACTTCTACTTCTTCTGCACCTGGTGGTGGCCGGAGACATCCCACCTCCTTATATGCCTATTCAGCTTtcttttacatgttgtcttcctacATTAGAATACAAACACCTTGAGAATGGGGGACTatctttctgtatatatttgtattcccagcacttagcactgtgcctggtacttaataaatgcttgctagcTTCATTtagctcatttataaaatgatgatgcTGGAATAGATAATGCTGTCCACCCttttcaatttacaaataaggaaattaaggctggGGAGATCTTATGtgaattgtccaaggtcacagaggaaATAAGCATCTGATTCAATAATTTCAATCCTGTCCAACTCattgtgaccctatttggtgttttcttggcaaagatactagagtattttgccattttgttcttcagtttattttataggggaggaaaatgaggcaaacagggagacatgatttgtccaaggttacacagctagtaaatatctgaggccagatttgagctcaggaaaatTAGTCTTCATTACTCCAgctcaatactctatccatttcTAATCAGGATTTAAACTCTTGTTTTCTTCCAGTAGAATTAGGgcacctttaaaattttttttaataatttttttttactgtactaAGACACTTTATGGTTTGCCAAGCTTTTTACATGTATCAAATCCTTTCAGCCTCATAAGAACCCTGTAAGGCAGGTTATTCATATATTCACATCCCCATCTCacaaatgatgaaaatgagacagagaggTTAATGGATTTATTCTTGGTCATACTGCTTGTAAATGctagagactgaatttgaacctaGTTCTCTCCTGATGAAGTTCAATGCTATTTACGCTACACTGTGTTTCTCTCTAGGATAATGTAGATactctaaaatttcttccaggTCTAGCATCCTATGATTTTGTGGTCACTATGAATAAGTAACTAGTGGGTAGAATTGGATGGGAATAGCTGGTGGCATTGAGGAAAATCCTGGGAAAAGTATGTTCTCTGTAGGCGGTGGAGTGGAGTGGCTGGAGAGAAACTCTTGGCCATCAGCCATGTCTTTTGGGCTGATGACCAAGTTCACAGGGAGGAGGGGGCTGGGATAATTTGGGGGAAGGCTTTTTGGTTCCCTGAGATGATATGAGCTCATAATAACCACTACGGTTGGCTTGTTTATGGGATCAAGTCCAAACCCCTTCACAATATATCACTACCCTCAGTCCTTCACAATATGTCCCTATTCTTGTTATTCAACTTTGCCACTCACT
This sequence is a window from Sminthopsis crassicaudata isolate SCR6 chromosome 1, ASM4859323v1, whole genome shotgun sequence. Protein-coding genes within it:
- the GRIFIN gene encoding grifin isoform X2; this translates as MPVQFEAFCSGGLVPGWSLIVQGQSNSKDDEFEINFLCESGDIAFHFKPRFSNGTLVCNSFQHSHWGEEEIYNVFPLELKEPFEIEVFSDSEYFHVFIQENKVAQYEHRQKPLASITKVQVLNDLRFPLVELSKKRLYLGDGRL
- the GRIFIN gene encoding grifin isoform X1, which gives rise to MCCLLHQNFEAFCSGGLVPGWSLIVQGQSNSKDDEFEINFLCESGDIAFHFKPRFSNGTLVCNSFQHSHWGEEEIYNVFPLELKEPFEIEVFSDSEYFHVFIQENKVAQYEHRQKPLASITKVQVLNDLRFPLVELSKKRLYLGDGRL